ATGTAGGTTGGTAAACTAACAGATGGTATAACGCATATTTTATATAAACGGGAGTTGTTCTGATTATGGCTTTAAAAGCGGGGATCGTGGGCTTGCCGAACGTGGGGAAGTCAACACTGTTTAACGCAATAACGCAGGCGGGGGCGGAATCCGCAAATTATCCATTTTGTACAATTGATCCTAATGTAGGGGTCGTTGAAGTACCGGACGAGCGGCTGGATAAGCTGACGGAGCTGGTCGTACCGAACAAAACGGTGCCGACGGCTTTTGAATTTGTTGATATTGCAGGACTTGTACGTGGTGCCAGCAAAGGCGAGGGTTTGGGTAACAAGTTTTTGGCGCATATTCGTGAAGTGGATGCAATTGTTCATGTGGTGCGCTGCTTTGAAGATGAGAATATTACTCATGTGGACGGCAAAATTGACCCGATCAGCGACATTCAGACTATTAATCTGGAATTGATTCTGGCGGATATCGAAAGTGTAGACAAGCGTATTGAACGTTCCCGCAAAAACATGAAGGGCGGCAACAAGCAATACGCCCAAGAGGTTGAAGTACTGGAACGGATCAAGGAATCGCTGTATGCTGACAAACCTGCGCGTAGCGTAGAATTGTCGGACGAAGATCGTCTCATTGTACGCGACCTTCATTTGCTCACGATGAAGCCTGTACTGTACGCGGCTAATGTCAGTGAAGATGGTGTAACGGAAGCTGACAGCAATCCATATGTGCAAAAGGTACGTGAATTTGCAGTGGCGGAAAATGCTGAAGTGGTACCGATCAGTGCCAAAGTAGAGTCTGAAATTGCCGAGCTGGAAGGCGAAGACAAGGCGATGTTCCTCGAGGAGCTGGGACTGGCTGAATCCGGTCTGAACCGTCTGATCAAAGCAGCTTACCGCTTATTGGGACTGTATACGTACTTCACAGCAGGTGTGCAGGAAGTACGCGCATGGACCATTCACAAAGGAACGAAGGCACCAGGCGCTGCGGGCGTCATCCATTCGGATTTTGAACGCGGATTTATTCGCGCCGAGGTTGTATCCTACGATGATTTGGTCGCTGCCGGGTCTATGAACGGGGCCAAGGAACGTGGTCAGCTTCGTTTGGAAGGCAAGGAATATGTGGTACAGGACGGAGACGTTATGCATTTCCGCTTTAATGTTTAGTATGCATTTCAGCGTATAGCATTCGGTGTTGATATACAAACAAATTAGGTAATTGTATATGTGTTTCCTGCATGTACTTAATTACGTAGTCGCTGCCTGTCAAGGGCGGCGGCTTTTTATTTGATTTCGCATTTCTTTTCTTGGTTGAAAATTTGCATTCAGTTTATTCAGGATTTTGTGCATCCGACTCCAATGGATTTGCGGAGTTTTGCAAAAATCCCAAATTAGCAAGTATTTATAGTAGCTAATTAACTGATTAGTTGTTATAATAAAGAGCTGTAGCCAGTGAATTTGATGCTGGTTCAT
This DNA window, taken from Paenibacillus kribbensis, encodes the following:
- the ychF gene encoding redox-regulated ATPase YchF; its protein translation is MALKAGIVGLPNVGKSTLFNAITQAGAESANYPFCTIDPNVGVVEVPDERLDKLTELVVPNKTVPTAFEFVDIAGLVRGASKGEGLGNKFLAHIREVDAIVHVVRCFEDENITHVDGKIDPISDIQTINLELILADIESVDKRIERSRKNMKGGNKQYAQEVEVLERIKESLYADKPARSVELSDEDRLIVRDLHLLTMKPVLYAANVSEDGVTEADSNPYVQKVREFAVAENAEVVPISAKVESEIAELEGEDKAMFLEELGLAESGLNRLIKAAYRLLGLYTYFTAGVQEVRAWTIHKGTKAPGAAGVIHSDFERGFIRAEVVSYDDLVAAGSMNGAKERGQLRLEGKEYVVQDGDVMHFRFNV